A window of the Pararge aegeria chromosome 2, ilParAegt1.1, whole genome shotgun sequence genome harbors these coding sequences:
- the LOC120634141 gene encoding uncharacterized protein LOC120634141, with the protein MIALLLVGLVACANAAPGWRDRHHSSLSPFDGSLDRYLNEQMFDTNRFWDEFNRDLNQEMMQLERTLADFSRHFPSMASTEGIVGNEYKIEIPLTGFEEKDIIVKARRGSLMIQAVHSDAGLNQNSYLDMRTLPMSVGEEGTWSYKNGLLKISFPVNRSGESGENLTPVTASPIPDRSREETESPTSGVQLDDIDLVRDSNKEKELKTNEIPNFEATTYAVDLKGDVEFVPVPYKK; encoded by the coding sequence ATGATCGCGCTACTGCTAGTGGGATTGGTCGCTTGCGCGAATGCGGCACCAGGATGGCGTGACCGCCACCATTCCTCCCTCTCACCATTTGATGGCAGCCTCGACAGATACCTCAACGAGCAAATGTTCGACACTAATAGGTTCTGGGATGAATTCAACAGGGACTTAAACCAAGAGATGATGCAGCTGGAGAGAACTCTAGCCGATTTCAGCAGACACTTCCCAAGTATGGCCTCAACGGAGGGAATTGTTGGAAACGAGTACAAGATCGAGATTCCTTTGACGGGATTTGAAGAAAAGGACATCATTGTGAAGGCACGCAGAGGTTCGCTGATGATTCAAGCGGTCCACAGCGATGCGGGTCTCAACCAAAATAGCTATTTGGATATGAGAACGTTGCCGATGTCTGTGGGTGAAGAGGGCACCTGGTCTTATAAAAATGGCTTGCTCAAGATCTCTTTTCCAGTTAACCGAAGCGGGGAGAGCGGTGAGAATCTTACCCCAGTCACAGCCAGCCCGATACCAGACCGTAGCCGCGAGGAGACCGAAAGCCCAACCAGTGGTGTCCAACTGGACGATATAGATCTCGTTAGGGATTCCAATAAAGAAAAGGAATTAAAGACCAACGAGATTCCTAATTTCGAAGCCACAACTTACGCTGTCGATCTGAAAGGCGATGTGGAGTTTGTGCCGGTGCCatacaaaaagtaa